From a region of the Arachis ipaensis cultivar K30076 chromosome B09, Araip1.1, whole genome shotgun sequence genome:
- the LOC107619101 gene encoding protein SAWADEE HOMEODOMAIN HOMOLOG 1 isoform X2: MGEKSVDQNFCKSVAISFSSSSRRAGKASLTWEQVRHWFQNKLKESETNVASTTSSMNLYIDLSEASVLRNGQKSSSNAKGKRAEDISELTFEARSSKDVAWHDVASFLNYRVLSTGELEVRIRYAGFGKEQDEWINVKEGVRERSIPLEPSECHKVNDGDLILCFLEKDDYALYVDARVVRVLRRLHGPTDCRCIFIVRYVHDKTEEGVSWNRLCCRPTQEEHVPEEIPLNPLEDLWG, translated from the exons atgggagaaaaatCAGTTGACCAGAATTTCTGCAAGTCGGTTGCCATAAGTTTTAG TTCCTCATCAAGACGTGCTGGTAAAGCTTCTTTAACTTGGGAACAG GTGCGGCATTGGTTTCAAAATAAACTGAAAGAGTCAGAGACTAATGTTGCTTCCACTACCAGTTCAATGAACCTATATATCGATCTTTCGGAAGCATCCGTGTTAAGAAATGGGCAGAAAAGCTCCTCAAATGCAAAAG GCAAACGAGCAGAAGATATCTCAGAGTTGACATTTGAGGCAAGGTCTTCAAAAGATGTTGCATG GCATGATGTTGCATCATTCCTTAACTATAGAGTTTTGAGCACAGGCGAACTT GAAGTGCGTATTCGATATGCCGGATTTGGTAAGGAGCAGGATGAGTGGATTAATGTAAAAGAGGGGGTGCGTGAGAGATCCATCCCTTTAGAACCTTCAGAGTGTCACAAGGTCAACGATGGAGATCTTATACTGTGTTTCCTG GAAAAAGATGATTATGCGCTCTATGTTGATGCTCGTGTTGTCAGAGTCCTCAGAAGGCTCCATGGTCCTACAGACTGTAGGTGTATCTTCATTGTTCGTTATGTTCATGATAAAACTGAG GAAGGAGTTTCGTGGAACAGGTTATGCTGTAGACCTACACAAGAGGAACATGTCCCTGAAGAAATCCCCCTAAATCCCCTAGAGGACCTATGGGGATGA
- the LOC107618000 gene encoding casein kinase 1-like protein HD16, with amino-acid sequence MPVLRSGARRGRAAVKKKKQQEQQEEPQLQPHQQQSPVVEEEAIATRTRRRRAAAAAAEVIVPKNSNKRKEEAQLKVNERVVVGKEEEKKGIEVGEGADKEEVGEKQMDDFDSGGRSNKANAGEDEGSTAPLPEKIQVGGSPLYKLERKLGKGGFGQVYVGRRLTGGNLNERTGPGAVEVALKFEHRSSKGCNYGPPYEWQVYNTLGGSHGVPQVHYKGRQGDYYVMVMDMLGPSLWDVWNNNSHSMSTEMVACIAIEAISILEKMHSRGYVHGDVKPENFLLGPPGTPNEKKLFLVDLGLATKWRDSTTGLHVEYDQRPDVFRGTVRYASANAHLGRTGSRRDDLESLAYTLIFLLRGRLPWQGFQGENKGFLVCKKKMGTPPDSLCCFCPQPFKLFVEHVVNLKFDEEPNYAKYISFFDGIVGPNPDIRPINTEGAQKLIGHKRGRQAMEDDDDEQPKKKYRMGLPATQWISVYNARRPMKQRYHYNVSDQRLSQHIEKGNEDGLYISSVASCQNLWALIMDAGTGFTSQVYELSYYFLHKEWIMEQWEKNYYISAIAGAANGSSLVVMSKGTQYLQQSYKVSDSFPFKWINKKWREGFYVTSMATSLNRWGVVMSRGAGFSDQVVELDFLYPSEGIHKRWDCGYRITSTAATWDQAAFVLSVPRKKPVDETQETLRTSAFPSTHVKEKWGKNLYIASICYGRTVS; translated from the exons ATGCCTGTGCTGCGTAGCGGAGCGCGCAGGGGCCGGGCagcagtgaagaagaagaagcagcaagaacagcaggaggagccacagCTACAGCCACATCAGCAGCAGAGTCCAGTGGTGGAAGAGGAAGCGATTGCTACGAGAACAAGGAGGCGTCGTGCAGCAGCGGCGGCAGCAGAGGTTATTGTGCCAAAGAATAGCAATAAAAGGAAGGAGGAGGCGCAGCTGAAGGTCAATGAGAGGGTAGTTGTTgggaaggaagaagagaagaagggaatTGAGGTAGGTGAAGGAGCCGATAAAGAAGAAGTAGGAGAGAAACAGATGGATGATTTCGACAGCGGCGGCCGCAGCAATAAGGCCAATGCTGGTGAAGATGAGGGCAGCACTGCTCCCCTTCCAGAGAAG ATTCAAGTAGGTGGTTCCCCTTTGTATAAATTAGAAAGAAAACTTGGAAAGGGTGGGTTTGGTCAAGTATATGTTGGTCGACGTCTTACTGGTGGAAATTTGAATGAGAGAACTGGACCTGGAGCTGTAGAG GTTGCATTAAAATTTGAGCATAGAAGTAGTAAAGGATGTAATTATGGACCACCATACGAGTGGCAAGTGTACAA TACTCTTGGTGGCAGTCATGGTGTGCCTCAAGTACATTACAAGGGCAGGCAAGGTGACTATTATGTTATG GTTATGGATATGCTGGGTCCGAGCTTGTGGGATGTTTGGAATAACAACTCCCACAG CATGTCCACTGAAATGGTCGCATGTATTGCCATCGAGGCAATATCCATCTTGGAGAAGATGCACTCTCGAGG GTATGTGCATGGGGATGTGAAGCCTGAAAATTTTCTGCTTGGTCCTCCTGGGACACCTAATGAGAAGAAATTGTTTCTTGTCGATCTTGGTTTGG CTACTAAATGGCGAGACAGTACAACGGGTTTGCATGTAGAATATGACCAAAGGCCAGATGTTTTCAG GGGCACAGTCCGTTATGCTAGTGCAAATGCCCATTTAGGGAGAACTGGAAGCAGGAGGGATGATTTGGAATCTCTAGCTTATACACTGATTTTTCTTCTTCGAGGTCGTCTTCCTTGGCAGGGTTTCCAG GGAGAAAACAAAGGATTTCTTGTTTGCAAGAAGAAGATGGGAACACCTCCGGACAGCTTATGTTGCTTTTGCCCCCAGCCTTTTAAACTATTTGTTGAACATGTTGTGAACTTAAAGTTCGATGAAGAACCTAACTATGCAAAATACATTTCTTTCTTCGATGGAATTGTTGGTCCAAATCCAGATATCAGGCCAATTAATACAGAAGGAGCACAAAAG CTCATTGGTCACAAGAGAGGCCGGCAGGCAatggaagatgatgatgatgaacaaCCAAAAAAGAAGTATCGTATGGGTTTGCCAGCAACTCAGTGGATAAGCGTTTACAATGCTCGTAGACCTATGAAACAAAG ATATCACTACAATGTGTCTGATCAAAGGCTATCCCAGCACATTGAGAAAGGAAACGAGGATGGTTTATATATTAGCAGTGTTGCTTCATGTCAGAACCTGTGGGCCTTAATAATGGATGCAGGAACAGGTTTCACTTCCCAAGTGTATGAACTTTCCTATTACTTTCTCCATAAG GAATGGATCATGGAGCAGTGGGAAAAAAATTACTATATCAGCGCAATTGCCGGAGCTGCAAATGGAAGCTCGCTAGTAGTGATGTCTAAGG GCACACAGTATCTGCAGCAATCATACAAAGTTAGTGATTCGTTTCCTTTCAAGTGGATCAACAAAAAATGGAGGGAGGGATTTTATGTCACTTCAATGGCTACTTCATTGAACAGATGGGGAGTAGTCATGTCTCGTGGTGCAGGATTTTCAGACCAG GTGGTTGAGCTAGATTTCCTGTACCCTAGTGAAGGGATTCACAAGCGGTGGGATTGTGGATACCGAATCACCTCGACTGCCGCAACATGGGACCAAGCGGCTTTTGTCCTGAGTGTGCCCAGGAAGAAGCCTGTGGATGAAACTCAGGAAACACTTCGGACTTCTGCCTTTCCGAGTACGCATGTCAAG GAGAAGTGGGGGAAGAACCTCTACATTGCTTCTATATGCTATGGACGTACAGTTTCTTGA
- the LOC107619101 gene encoding protein SAWADEE HOMEODOMAIN HOMOLOG 1 isoform X1 → MDRFSIDEVNELERIYKEMGEKSVDQNFCKSVAISFSSSSRRAGKASLTWEQVRHWFQNKLKESETNVASTTSSMNLYIDLSEASVLRNGQKSSSNAKGKRAEDISELTFEARSSKDVAWHDVASFLNYRVLSTGELEVRIRYAGFGKEQDEWINVKEGVRERSIPLEPSECHKVNDGDLILCFLEKDDYALYVDARVVRVLRRLHGPTDCRCIFIVRYVHDKTEEGVSWNRLCCRPTQEEHVPEEIPLNPLEDLWG, encoded by the exons ATGGATAGGTTCTCCATAGATGAG GTCAATGAATTGGAGAGAATATAtaaggagatgggagaaaaatCAGTTGACCAGAATTTCTGCAAGTCGGTTGCCATAAGTTTTAG TTCCTCATCAAGACGTGCTGGTAAAGCTTCTTTAACTTGGGAACAG GTGCGGCATTGGTTTCAAAATAAACTGAAAGAGTCAGAGACTAATGTTGCTTCCACTACCAGTTCAATGAACCTATATATCGATCTTTCGGAAGCATCCGTGTTAAGAAATGGGCAGAAAAGCTCCTCAAATGCAAAAG GCAAACGAGCAGAAGATATCTCAGAGTTGACATTTGAGGCAAGGTCTTCAAAAGATGTTGCATG GCATGATGTTGCATCATTCCTTAACTATAGAGTTTTGAGCACAGGCGAACTT GAAGTGCGTATTCGATATGCCGGATTTGGTAAGGAGCAGGATGAGTGGATTAATGTAAAAGAGGGGGTGCGTGAGAGATCCATCCCTTTAGAACCTTCAGAGTGTCACAAGGTCAACGATGGAGATCTTATACTGTGTTTCCTG GAAAAAGATGATTATGCGCTCTATGTTGATGCTCGTGTTGTCAGAGTCCTCAGAAGGCTCCATGGTCCTACAGACTGTAGGTGTATCTTCATTGTTCGTTATGTTCATGATAAAACTGAG GAAGGAGTTTCGTGGAACAGGTTATGCTGTAGACCTACACAAGAGGAACATGTCCCTGAAGAAATCCCCCTAAATCCCCTAGAGGACCTATGGGGATGA